The Rhizobium sp. BT03 genome has a window encoding:
- a CDS encoding polyprenyl synthetase family protein, with protein sequence MGVVIPLEESKNKLASIKPLVDLTRADMERVNQLILSKAGSDVQMIPEVANHLISSGGKRLRPMLTLASASLFDYRGENHVKLATSVEFMHTATLLHDDVVDESDLRRGKSTARMIWGNQASVLVGDFLLGQAFRMMVDVGSLDALDVLSSAACIIAEGEVLQLSVAKNMETTEDDYLSVIRAKTAALFAAAAEVGPIVAEAGKSGRNALKSYGMNLGLAFQLVDDALDYGGKAADLGKNVGDDFREGKITLPVILAYRRGTEDERAFWRDAIEAGNSTDANLEKALGLITKYGTLADTIGRAVHYGTIARDALAPLPDTVWKSSLMEVIDFCIERVN encoded by the coding sequence TTGGGCGTGGTCATACCGCTTGAAGAAAGCAAAAACAAACTGGCATCCATCAAGCCATTGGTCGATCTCACCAGGGCGGATATGGAGCGGGTGAACCAGCTCATTCTGTCCAAGGCCGGCTCCGACGTGCAGATGATCCCCGAAGTGGCGAACCATCTGATCTCCTCGGGCGGCAAGCGGCTGCGGCCGATGCTGACGCTGGCGTCCGCCTCGCTGTTCGACTACCGGGGCGAAAACCACGTCAAGCTCGCCACCTCGGTCGAGTTCATGCACACCGCAACGCTGCTGCATGACGATGTCGTCGACGAAAGCGACCTGCGCCGCGGCAAATCGACGGCGCGGATGATTTGGGGCAACCAGGCAAGCGTGCTGGTCGGCGACTTCCTGCTCGGCCAGGCCTTCCGCATGATGGTCGATGTCGGCTCGCTCGATGCGCTCGACGTCCTGTCTTCCGCCGCCTGCATCATTGCCGAAGGCGAAGTGCTGCAGCTTTCCGTCGCCAAGAACATGGAGACGACCGAGGACGATTATCTTTCCGTCATCCGCGCCAAGACGGCGGCCCTCTTTGCCGCCGCCGCCGAAGTCGGGCCGATCGTCGCCGAGGCAGGCAAATCCGGCCGCAACGCGCTGAAATCCTACGGCATGAATCTGGGGCTCGCCTTCCAGCTCGTCGACGACGCGCTCGACTACGGCGGCAAGGCGGCCGATCTCGGCAAGAATGTCGGCGACGATTTCCGCGAGGGCAAGATCACTCTGCCGGTCATTCTCGCCTATCGCCGCGGCACCGAGGACGAGCGCGCCTTCTGGCGCGATGCGATCGAAGCCGGCAACAGCACCGACGCCAACCTCGAAAAAGCGCTGGGACTGATCACCAAATACGGGACACTCGCCGACACGATCGGCCGGGCCGTCCATTACGGCACGATCGCAAGGGACGCGCTTGCGCCGCTTCCCGATACGGTATGGAAATCCTCCCTGATGGAAGTGATCGACTTCTGCATCGAGCGCGTCAATTGA
- a CDS encoding tetratricopeptide repeat protein, with protein sequence MRQRFAIRLLTSAALAAVLSLSGVGGVSAEDAAKPGDAEKTDSFNADSVTTFSGAFLAARTADVDHDYETAIELYKKALQIEPGNPEIRQRLMISLLLNGDIKEGVKYANDLKADPSVERITTIVRGMDAVRRDDYKTAEAILKYKGPNDLDRMMNDLLLAWARVGAGRGKEALAMVEKMKGPDWVRIFQNYNAGAIAIATGDVKSARKHLNDAVLDKEGGATAPDTFMRAVMALARLEATQGNKQKALDAVSVGDNLLPNYAPLNALRDSIEKDEKQEQQVKTAEEGAAGVLFSVGGALNRDGAEDIVSLYLQTANALDPNSADTLVLLGGIAEKQNQMDRAIALYKKVPENSPMRRISELQLGLALAQGGKVDEARKHLQALIASDPKDIRSYLAYGSVLSDAKDYEAMAANYDKAVEVIGPFPGRPNWSVFFQRGIAYERLKKWDQAEPNFRKALELNPDQPQVLNYLGYSWIDMNRNLDEGLGMIKKAVELRPDDGYIIDSLGWAYFRLNRFDDAVDELERAAQIKAGDATINDHLGDAYWRVGRKLEAVYQWNRALASEPEAAEIPKIKDKVANGLPPVSDDAKAADKKQPDPAPVTPPPVDKKS encoded by the coding sequence ATGCGGCAGAGATTTGCCATCCGTCTTCTTACGAGCGCAGCGCTTGCCGCTGTTCTTTCGCTCAGCGGTGTCGGCGGCGTGAGTGCCGAGGATGCAGCCAAGCCGGGCGATGCGGAGAAGACCGATAGCTTCAATGCCGACAGCGTCACCACTTTCTCCGGCGCCTTCCTTGCGGCGCGCACGGCCGATGTCGATCATGACTATGAAACGGCGATCGAACTCTACAAGAAAGCGCTGCAGATCGAGCCCGGCAATCCCGAGATTCGCCAGCGGCTGATGATCTCGCTGCTGCTCAACGGCGACATCAAGGAAGGCGTCAAATATGCCAACGACCTGAAGGCAGACCCTTCCGTCGAGCGCATCACCACGATCGTGCGCGGCATGGATGCCGTGCGCCGCGACGACTACAAGACCGCCGAGGCCATCCTCAAATATAAGGGGCCGAACGATCTCGACCGGATGATGAACGACCTGCTGCTCGCCTGGGCCCGGGTCGGTGCCGGCCGCGGCAAGGAAGCGCTCGCCATGGTCGAGAAGATGAAGGGGCCGGACTGGGTCCGCATCTTCCAGAATTACAATGCCGGCGCGATCGCCATCGCCACCGGCGACGTCAAATCCGCCCGCAAGCATCTGAACGATGCCGTGCTCGACAAGGAAGGGGGTGCGACGGCGCCCGATACCTTCATGCGCGCGGTGATGGCGCTTGCCCGTCTCGAAGCGACACAAGGCAACAAGCAGAAGGCGCTCGACGCCGTGTCCGTCGGCGACAATCTGCTGCCGAACTATGCGCCGCTGAACGCGCTGCGCGACAGTATCGAAAAGGATGAGAAGCAGGAGCAGCAGGTCAAGACGGCTGAAGAAGGCGCTGCCGGCGTGCTGTTTTCGGTCGGCGGGGCGCTGAACCGCGACGGCGCCGAGGATATCGTCTCGCTTTATCTGCAGACCGCCAATGCGCTCGACCCGAACAGCGCCGATACGCTGGTGCTGCTCGGCGGCATCGCCGAGAAGCAGAACCAGATGGACCGCGCCATCGCGCTCTACAAGAAGGTGCCGGAGAATTCGCCGATGCGGCGCATCTCCGAGCTGCAGCTCGGCCTCGCCCTTGCCCAGGGCGGCAAGGTGGACGAGGCGCGCAAGCACCTGCAGGCGTTGATCGCCTCCGACCCGAAGGACATCCGCAGCTATCTCGCCTATGGCAGCGTGCTCTCCGACGCCAAGGACTATGAGGCGATGGCCGCCAATTACGACAAGGCCGTCGAAGTGATCGGCCCCTTTCCCGGCCGCCCCAACTGGAGCGTCTTCTTCCAGCGCGGCATCGCCTATGAGCGGCTGAAGAAGTGGGACCAGGCGGAGCCGAATTTCCGCAAGGCGCTGGAGCTCAATCCCGATCAGCCGCAGGTGCTGAACTATCTCGGCTATTCCTGGATCGACATGAACCGCAACCTCGATGAAGGTCTCGGCATGATCAAGAAGGCCGTCGAGCTTCGCCCGGACGATGGCTACATCATCGATTCGCTCGGCTGGGCCTATTTCCGCCTCAACCGTTTCGACGATGCCGTCGACGAATTGGAGCGGGCAGCCCAGATCAAGGCCGGCGACGCGACGATCAACGACCATCTCGGCGACGCCTACTGGCGCGTCGGCCGCAAGCTCGAGGCCGTCTATCAGTGGAACCGGGCGCTTGCCTCCGAGCCTGAGGCCGCCGAAATTCCGAAGATCAAGGACAAGGTCGCCAACGGCCTGCCTCCTGTCAGCGACGATGCCAAGGCGGCCGACAAGAAGCAGCCGGATCCGGCTCCGGTTACCCCGCCGCCGGTCGACAAGAAATCCTGA
- a CDS encoding 4-(cytidine 5'-diphospho)-2-C-methyl-D-erythritol kinase, with protein MPEEGLAEAFGVTEAARAKINLALHVTGQRPDGYHLLDMLVTFADCGDRLGFLPSQADAFTLSGRFGETLAGDGGTNLVLRARDLLREELGALAFPVHIHLEKNLPVASGIGGGSADAAATLRGLMRLWGMTLPVETLAGLALKLGADVPMCFESRPLVARGIGEQIEAVPGLPAFAMVLANPLKGVSTPEVFRRLAAKNNPALSLAPALAGSADWLDVIAAARNDLEPPAREILPEISEIAAILQARGALLTRMSGSGATCFGIFATMAAAQEAAAALHGERPGWYVQATETVSGGR; from the coding sequence ATGCCTGAAGAGGGCCTGGCCGAGGCTTTCGGCGTCACCGAAGCGGCGCGCGCGAAAATCAACCTCGCTTTGCATGTGACGGGCCAGCGGCCGGATGGCTACCATCTGCTCGATATGCTGGTGACCTTCGCCGATTGCGGCGACCGGCTGGGCTTCCTGCCCTCACAGGCAGACGCCTTCACCCTGTCGGGCCGTTTCGGCGAGACGCTTGCCGGCGACGGCGGCACCAATCTGGTGCTGCGGGCCCGCGATCTCCTGCGCGAGGAACTCGGCGCCCTCGCCTTCCCTGTCCATATCCACCTGGAAAAGAACCTGCCTGTTGCCTCCGGCATCGGCGGCGGCTCGGCCGATGCGGCCGCAACGTTGCGCGGGCTGATGCGGCTGTGGGGCATGACCCTGCCGGTGGAGACGCTTGCCGGCCTGGCGCTGAAGCTCGGCGCCGATGTGCCGATGTGTTTTGAAAGCCGGCCGCTGGTCGCCCGCGGCATCGGCGAACAGATCGAAGCCGTGCCTGGTCTGCCGGCCTTTGCCATGGTGCTCGCCAATCCGCTGAAGGGCGTTTCGACGCCCGAGGTCTTCCGCCGGCTGGCGGCAAAGAACAATCCGGCTCTGAGCCTCGCTCCGGCTCTTGCCGGCAGTGCCGACTGGCTTGACGTGATTGCTGCTGCCCGCAACGACCTGGAGCCGCCGGCGCGCGAAATCCTGCCGGAGATTTCGGAGATCGCGGCGATACTGCAGGCGCGCGGCGCCCTGCTCACCCGCATGTCCGGCTCCGGCGCCACCTGTTTCGGCATCTTTGCCACCATGGCGGCGGCGCAAGAGGCGGCGGCCGCTCTTCACGGCGAGCGGCCCGGCTGGTATGTCCAGGCGACGGAAACCGTTTCGGGAGGCAGGTGA
- the moaB gene encoding molybdenum cofactor biosynthesis protein B, protein MAGLDEKRPFIAVGIAILTVSDTRTQETDKSGDTLAARIAEAGHRLVDRAIVPDDRDTIAAQVKAWTERDDIDVVITTGGTGFTGRDVTPEALEPLFEKRMDGFSAVFHRISYEKIGTATIQSRATAGVANATFIFALPGSPGACRDAWDGILKGQLDYRSVPCNFVEIMPRLDEHLKRGAKT, encoded by the coding sequence ATGGCAGGTCTGGACGAAAAGCGGCCCTTCATCGCCGTCGGCATTGCGATTCTCACCGTCTCGGATACGCGCACGCAGGAGACGGACAAGTCAGGCGATACGCTGGCGGCACGGATCGCCGAAGCCGGTCACCGGCTGGTCGACCGGGCGATCGTACCTGACGACCGGGACACAATCGCCGCGCAGGTGAAGGCCTGGACCGAACGAGACGACATCGACGTCGTTATCACCACAGGCGGCACCGGCTTTACCGGCCGCGATGTGACGCCCGAGGCGCTGGAACCTTTGTTCGAAAAGCGCATGGACGGCTTTTCCGCCGTTTTCCACCGCATTTCCTATGAGAAGATCGGCACGGCGACGATCCAGTCGCGCGCCACGGCGGGCGTTGCCAACGCCACCTTCATCTTCGCCCTGCCGGGCTCGCCCGGCGCCTGCCGGGATGCCTGGGACGGCATTCTGAAAGGGCAGCTCGATTACCGCAGCGTTCCCTGCAATTTCGTCGAGATCATGCCGCGTCTGGACGAGCACCTGAAACGCGGCGCCAAGACATAA
- a CDS encoding glycosyl transferase produces the protein MLTVILECRDQETELAQTLSVLVAGAVEGLVSDVIVLDHGSRDGTSRVADAAGCRFHSQWDIKDIVRSARGEWLLFVEPGARPQAGWIDEIAEYIALNKLPARFTASRGYRRPFLKRVGRAVPPLELGLLMPKNQALATARSGMALTEFAKGQKPRKLASELIPSWVARAAR, from the coding sequence ATGTTGACGGTTATTCTCGAATGCCGGGATCAGGAAACTGAGCTGGCCCAGACGTTGTCGGTATTGGTGGCAGGTGCCGTGGAGGGACTCGTCAGCGATGTGATCGTGCTCGATCACGGCTCGCGCGACGGCACCTCGCGGGTCGCCGACGCCGCCGGCTGCCGCTTTCATTCGCAATGGGATATCAAGGACATCGTCCGCTCCGCCCGCGGCGAATGGCTGCTCTTCGTCGAGCCGGGCGCCCGGCCTCAGGCCGGCTGGATCGACGAGATCGCCGAATATATCGCACTGAACAAGCTGCCGGCCCGCTTCACCGCCTCGCGCGGCTACCGGCGCCCGTTTCTCAAGCGCGTCGGCCGCGCCGTGCCGCCGCTGGAGCTCGGTCTGCTGATGCCGAAGAACCAGGCGCTGGCCACTGCCAGAAGCGGCATGGCTCTTACCGAATTCGCCAAGGGCCAGAAGCCGCGCAAGCTCGCCAGCGAACTGATTCCCTCCTGGGTGGCGCGCGCGGCGCGGTAA
- a CDS encoding PA0069 family radical SAM protein, protein MREQSLAGQAAFAPANTADIADAMIVSSGLRIEVDRRRGRGAGLNPTGRFEALQRETFDDGWQTLEELPPFKTDVQIEKPRTAITRNESPDIGFDRSINPYRGCEHGCIYCFARPTHAYMGLSAGLDFETKLFAKPDAAKLLERELAKPGYKVRAIAIGTNTDPYQPVEKEWRIMRGILEVLNKANHPVSIVTKSAMILRDLDILQEMAAKNLVRVGISVTTLDRKLARTMEPRAATPPRRLETIHTLSEAGIQTAVMAAPLIPALNDHELERILESAKAAGAAEASYVILRLPLEVSPLFRDWLLQHYPDRYRHVMSLVRSMRGGKDYDAEFGKRMKGAGPYAWQIARRFEMAARRFGLTRRGMPLRDDLFVPPDGSGVQLSLL, encoded by the coding sequence ATGAGAGAGCAGTCCCTGGCAGGGCAGGCCGCATTCGCGCCTGCCAATACGGCAGATATTGCCGATGCGATGATCGTGTCTTCAGGACTGAGGATCGAGGTCGACCGGCGCCGCGGGCGTGGGGCGGGACTGAACCCGACGGGACGGTTCGAGGCGCTGCAGCGCGAGACCTTCGACGATGGCTGGCAGACGCTGGAAGAGCTTCCGCCGTTCAAGACCGACGTGCAGATCGAGAAGCCGCGCACCGCCATCACCCGCAACGAATCGCCGGACATTGGCTTCGACCGCTCGATCAACCCGTATCGCGGCTGCGAGCATGGCTGCATCTATTGCTTCGCCCGGCCGACGCACGCCTATATGGGGCTTTCGGCGGGGCTCGATTTCGAGACGAAGCTGTTTGCCAAGCCGGATGCGGCAAAGCTGCTGGAGCGTGAGCTTGCCAAGCCGGGCTACAAGGTGCGGGCGATCGCGATCGGCACCAATACCGACCCCTATCAGCCGGTCGAGAAGGAGTGGCGCATCATGCGCGGCATTCTCGAAGTGTTGAACAAGGCGAACCATCCGGTCTCGATCGTCACCAAGTCGGCGATGATCCTGAGGGATCTCGACATTCTGCAGGAGATGGCGGCGAAGAACCTGGTGCGCGTCGGCATCTCCGTGACCACGCTCGACCGCAAGCTTGCCCGGACGATGGAGCCGCGCGCCGCCACGCCGCCGCGGCGGCTGGAGACCATTCACACGCTGTCGGAAGCAGGCATCCAGACGGCTGTGATGGCCGCACCGCTGATCCCGGCGCTGAACGATCACGAGCTGGAGCGCATCCTCGAATCGGCCAAGGCTGCCGGCGCGGCCGAGGCGAGCTATGTCATCCTGAGGCTGCCGCTCGAGGTCAGCCCGCTCTTCCGCGACTGGCTGCTGCAGCATTATCCCGATCGCTACCGGCATGTGATGTCGCTGGTGCGCTCGATGCGCGGCGGCAAGGATTACGATGCCGAATTCGGCAAGCGCATGAAGGGCGCCGGTCCCTATGCCTGGCAGATCGCCCGCCGTTTCGAAATGGCTGCAAGACGTTTCGGCCTGACGCGACGCGGCATGCCGCTGCGCGACGATCTGTTCGTGCCACCGGATGGCAGCGGCGTGCAGCTGTCACTGCTCTAG
- a CDS encoding ribonuclease HII, with the protein MRPRTPPDSPQLFQAVPLVPDFRLELKARKAGHWPVAGADEAGRGPLAGPVVAAAVILDPKRIPEGLNDSKQLSAQRREELFVQILATATVSIASSSSTRIDETDIRKASLDAMRRAICSLAVPANYVLTDGLDVPPGLDCPGQAVVKGDARSVSIAAASIVAKVTRDRMMARAHHVFPDYGFAAHVGYGTAQHRAGIEKLGPCSLHRMSFRPLRKVEDGPEMDELISE; encoded by the coding sequence ATGAGACCTCGCACGCCACCCGATTCTCCCCAGCTTTTCCAAGCGGTTCCCCTGGTGCCGGACTTCCGGCTGGAGCTCAAAGCCCGCAAAGCCGGCCACTGGCCGGTCGCCGGCGCCGACGAGGCGGGCCGCGGGCCGCTGGCAGGGCCTGTTGTCGCCGCCGCTGTCATCCTTGATCCGAAGCGCATCCCGGAGGGTCTGAACGACTCCAAGCAGCTTTCGGCGCAACGGCGCGAGGAACTGTTCGTGCAGATCCTGGCGACCGCCACGGTCTCCATCGCCTCCTCCAGCTCGACGCGGATCGACGAGACGGATATCCGCAAGGCAAGCCTCGACGCCATGCGCCGCGCCATCTGCAGCCTCGCCGTTCCGGCAAACTACGTGCTGACCGACGGGCTCGACGTGCCGCCCGGCCTCGATTGCCCCGGACAGGCGGTGGTCAAGGGCGACGCCCGCTCGGTCTCGATCGCCGCCGCCTCGATCGTCGCCAAGGTGACGCGCGACCGGATGATGGCGCGGGCGCATCATGTCTTTCCGGATTACGGCTTTGCCGCCCATGTCGGCTACGGCACGGCGCAACACCGCGCCGGCATCGAAAAGCTCGGCCCCTGCTCCCTGCACCGGATGAGTTTTCGGCCGCTGCGCAAGGTCGAGGATGGTCCTGAGATGGACGAGCTAATTTCGGAATAG
- a CDS encoding F0F1 ATP synthase subunit B has protein sequence MDIFHLDATFFAFVGLVLFLALVVYLKVPGMMARSLDDRADQIRNELAEAKRLREEAQHLLAEYQRKRKEAEAEAAHIVAAAEREAEMLTTEAKKKTEEFVANRTALSEQKIKQAEAEAMKAVRSAAVDLAIAAAETVLAKQADGKVQSELFGNAVGQVKTRLN, from the coding sequence ATGGATATTTTTCACCTTGACGCCACTTTCTTCGCCTTTGTCGGCCTCGTCCTCTTCCTGGCGCTGGTCGTTTACCTGAAGGTTCCGGGCATGATGGCGCGCTCCCTCGACGACCGCGCCGACCAGATCCGTAACGAATTGGCCGAAGCCAAGCGTCTGCGCGAAGAGGCCCAGCACCTGCTCGCCGAATACCAGCGCAAGCGCAAGGAAGCGGAAGCGGAAGCCGCCCATATCGTTGCCGCCGCCGAGCGCGAAGCCGAAATGCTGACCACTGAGGCGAAGAAGAAGACGGAAGAATTCGTCGCCAACCGCACGGCGCTTTCCGAGCAGAAGATCAAGCAGGCCGAGGCCGAGGCGATGAAGGCGGTCCGTTCCGCCGCCGTCGATCTCGCAATCGCTGCCGCCGAAACGGTGCTCGCCAAGCAGGCGGACGGCAAGGTCCAGTCCGAACTCTTCGGCAACGCCGTCGGCCAGGTCAAGACACGGCTCAACTGA
- a CDS encoding F0F1 ATP synthase subunit B: protein MFFVTPAYAEEAPAAATGTDAHAAPAAGEVHTETGVAEGEHARGPFPPFDSTTYASQLLWLVITFGVFYLLMQKVIAPRIGAILDQRHTRISQDLEEAGRLKAEADAAVQTYEGELAAARAKSNAIGSAARDAAKAKAEEDRRAVEASLSEKIKAAELRIGEIKAKAFADVGTIAEETAAAVVEQLIGGTAAQADVAAAVAAAKKEA, encoded by the coding sequence ATGTTTTTTGTGACCCCGGCTTACGCTGAAGAAGCACCGGCGGCAGCGACCGGCACGGATGCGCACGCCGCTCCGGCCGCAGGCGAGGTCCATACCGAGACCGGTGTTGCCGAAGGCGAACACGCCCGCGGCCCGTTCCCGCCTTTCGATTCGACGACCTACGCATCCCAGCTGCTGTGGCTGGTGATCACGTTCGGCGTTTTCTATTTGCTCATGCAAAAGGTCATCGCGCCGCGCATCGGGGCGATCCTCGATCAGCGTCACACGCGCATTTCCCAGGATCTGGAAGAAGCTGGCCGCCTGAAGGCGGAAGCCGACGCCGCTGTCCAGACCTATGAAGGTGAACTGGCTGCTGCCCGCGCCAAATCCAACGCGATCGGCTCCGCCGCACGCGACGCCGCCAAGGCCAAGGCCGAGGAGGACCGCCGCGCTGTCGAGGCGAGCCTGTCGGAAAAGATCAAGGCTGCCGAGCTCCGCATCGGTGAGATCAAGGCCAAGGCCTTCGCCGACGTCGGCACCATTGCCGAGGAAACGGCGGCTGCGGTCGTCGAACAGCTGATCGGCGGCACCGCTGCCCAGGCAGATGTCGCCGCCGCCGTCGCGGCCGCCAAGAAGGAGGCTTGA
- a CDS encoding F0F1 ATP synthase subunit C, with protein sequence MEAEAAKFIGAGLACFGMAGTALGLGNIFGSYLSGALRNPSAADSQFGRLVFGFAVTEALGIFSLLVALLLLFAV encoded by the coding sequence ATGGAAGCGGAAGCAGCAAAGTTCATCGGTGCAGGCCTGGCTTGCTTTGGTATGGCCGGTACGGCTCTCGGCCTCGGCAACATCTTCGGCAGCTACCTCTCCGGCGCTCTGCGCAATCCGTCTGCCGCTGACAGCCAGTTCGGCCGTCTGGTATTCGGCTTCGCCGTTACGGAAGCTCTGGGCATCTTCTCGCTGCTCGTTGCTCTCCTCCTCCTCTTCGCCGTCTGA
- a CDS encoding F0F1 ATP synthase subunit A, whose protein sequence is MSNDPTHQFLIQKIVPIEIGGIDFSFTNASLFMAASAAVAAGFLYFATSNRAIVPGRSQSVAEMSYEFIANMLKEGAGKQGMKFFPLVFSLFMFVLTANLLGMFPYFFTITSQIIVTFALAILVIGTVLVYGFYKHGFHFLNVFVPSGVPGILLPLVVSIEIISFLSRPISLSVRLFANMLAGHITLKVFAGFVASLGALGAVGVGGAVLPLIMTVALTGLEFLVAFLQAYVFAVLTCMYLNDAIHPGGH, encoded by the coding sequence GTGTCTAACGATCCGACTCATCAGTTCCTGATCCAGAAGATTGTGCCGATCGAAATCGGCGGAATTGATTTTTCGTTCACCAATGCATCGCTCTTCATGGCCGCTTCGGCAGCCGTTGCCGCCGGCTTCCTCTATTTCGCCACCTCGAACCGCGCCATCGTGCCGGGCCGTTCGCAGTCGGTCGCGGAAATGTCCTATGAATTCATCGCCAACATGCTGAAGGAAGGCGCCGGCAAGCAGGGAATGAAATTCTTCCCGCTGGTCTTCTCGCTCTTCATGTTCGTGCTGACGGCGAACCTGCTCGGCATGTTCCCCTATTTCTTCACGATCACCAGCCAGATCATCGTCACCTTCGCGCTGGCGATCCTCGTCATCGGCACGGTTCTCGTCTACGGCTTCTATAAGCACGGTTTCCACTTCCTGAATGTCTTCGTGCCCTCGGGCGTGCCGGGCATATTGCTGCCGCTGGTCGTCTCGATCGAAATCATTTCCTTCCTGTCCCGTCCGATTTCGCTCTCCGTTCGTCTTTTCGCCAACATGCTCGCCGGTCACATCACGCTGAAGGTGTTCGCAGGCTTCGTCGCCTCGCTTGGAGCCCTCGGTGCAGTCGGTGTCGGCGGCGCAGTTCTTCCCCTCATCATGACCGTCGCCCTGACCGGTCTCGAGTTCCTCGTCGCCTTCCTTCAGGCTTACGTCTTTGCGGTGCTGACTTGCATGTACCTCAACGACGCAATCCATCCGGGCGGGCACTAA
- a CDS encoding AtpZ/AtpI family protein: protein MADDREESLEKRRAQLEAKLATKRVEAKVEEANEARSEVSRKGYAQAMKLSSEFISAIVVGAVLGYVFDRFVGTAPWGMIVLLLLGFCAGVLNVLRSAGVVAHPLDDKDDKK from the coding sequence ATGGCGGATGACCGCGAGGAAAGTCTTGAGAAGCGCCGTGCGCAACTGGAAGCGAAACTCGCGACCAAGCGCGTCGAGGCGAAAGTGGAAGAGGCAAACGAAGCTCGTTCCGAGGTAAGCCGCAAAGGTTATGCCCAGGCGATGAAGCTTTCCAGCGAGTTCATTTCCGCGATCGTCGTCGGTGCCGTCCTTGGCTATGTCTTCGACCGTTTTGTTGGCACGGCGCCTTGGGGGATGATCGTTCTTCTGCTTCTCGGATTCTGTGCCGGCGTTCTGAACGTGCTGCGTTCTGCGGGGGTGGTGGCCCATCCCCTGGACGACAAGGACGACAAGAAATAA
- a CDS encoding cell wall hydrolase, whose product MECSRVPCPELVLRRKSSSRSKLRLLPENWVSPAIFGLAGWLIFPSVASHADLAAMLAGLDREGENWRMVLTNSPAGSIHQAELAFADPGVTGSISSGAGMVLPDGRKVAFSAVDKGTAKDKDAAKDKGHEDTPDEDRVNRGTKKGRVVAVEKMQPPKDFSAGSILERTKMLFTPSFDLKDRSAFVKPKIQGKEIEIATSFYKKQPVVTDNGVPAMLASLVTSDKADVLATAYGPAAPDYSRQSPFDSILTDQDNGRFVPEIGPRDHAWAASILAPSVFSAREQQCLASGIYFEARGESVKGQAAVAQVILNRVRNPSYPKTICGVVYQNEDWRNRCQFSFACDSIKDRVNSQYHWRMARDVAMAVTSGKIWLPQVGSATHYHAVYVRPKWAKTMEKVGRIGLHVFYRTYGGGWS is encoded by the coding sequence ATGGAATGTTCCCGCGTTCCATGCCCGGAGTTGGTGTTGCGTCGAAAGAGCTCTTCCCGTAGCAAGCTGCGTCTTCTTCCCGAGAACTGGGTGTCGCCCGCTATCTTCGGGCTCGCCGGCTGGCTGATCTTCCCGAGCGTCGCCTCTCATGCCGATCTCGCCGCCATGCTGGCCGGTCTCGATCGGGAAGGGGAGAACTGGCGCATGGTGCTGACCAATTCGCCGGCCGGCTCCATCCATCAGGCCGAACTGGCCTTCGCCGATCCTGGAGTGACGGGCTCGATCTCGTCAGGCGCCGGCATGGTGCTGCCGGATGGCCGCAAGGTGGCTTTCTCTGCCGTGGACAAGGGCACTGCCAAGGACAAGGACGCCGCCAAGGACAAGGGCCACGAGGACACGCCGGACGAGGATCGCGTCAACCGCGGCACGAAGAAAGGCCGGGTCGTCGCCGTCGAGAAGATGCAGCCGCCGAAGGATTTTTCCGCCGGCTCGATCCTCGAGCGCACGAAGATGCTCTTCACCCCGAGCTTCGATCTCAAGGACAGGTCGGCCTTCGTCAAGCCGAAGATCCAGGGCAAGGAAATCGAGATCGCCACATCTTTCTATAAAAAGCAGCCTGTGGTGACCGATAATGGCGTGCCGGCAATGCTGGCAAGCCTCGTCACCAGCGACAAGGCCGATGTCCTGGCGACTGCCTACGGGCCGGCCGCACCCGACTATTCCCGCCAATCGCCCTTCGATTCGATCCTCACCGATCAGGACAACGGCCGCTTCGTTCCGGAGATCGGCCCGCGCGACCATGCCTGGGCCGCCAGCATATTGGCGCCGAGCGTCTTTTCCGCCCGCGAACAGCAGTGCCTTGCCTCCGGCATCTATTTCGAGGCGCGGGGAGAATCGGTGAAGGGCCAGGCGGCCGTCGCCCAGGTGATCCTCAACCGCGTCCGCAACCCGTCCTATCCGAAAACCATCTGCGGCGTCGTCTACCAGAACGAGGATTGGCGCAACCGCTGCCAGTTTTCCTTCGCCTGCGACAGCATCAAGGACAGGGTGAACTCACAATATCACTGGCGGATGGCCCGCGATGTGGCGATGGCGGTGACATCAGGCAAGATCTGGCTGCCGCAGGTGGGCTCGGCGACTCATTACCATGCCGTCTATGTCAGGCCGAAATGGGCAAAGACCATGGAAAAGGTCGGCCGCATCGGTCTTCACGTCTTCTATCGCACCTATGGCGGCGGCTGGAGCTGA